The DNA window acgTTGCTCAAAACTTcaactttcttttctcgGACAGCCCAATAAATAAGTCGATATCTCGCGTACctcaagaaaagaaagatacTGTCATTTACACTTTCGatacaaatttattaatgcgaagagaatttttcttaataTAGAGACTGTTATTTTTGCTATATAGAATATTCCCTATATATTAAGTACTGAATAAAAGGACTTTGcccttcttcttttttctaCCTTTGCTTTTTCCCGATGATTGACTGTTGTCTGTTTCTTGCTGCATTCTTTGTAATAGcatatcttcaaaatcttggTTTTCCCTGGAAGTCTTTTCATCTGGTATTACTGATATAGAAGTACCCCAGATGGTCCTTTCTTCGTAAGATTTCTTTTTGCTTGAATCTTCGTTTTCACTTGCGGTTCCCAAAGGTGTTTTAGAAGGTGGTAGTGAAGTTAGCGCCAAATTTGAGTCCCCGACGGTATTTAAATGTATCATGTCACTTGTTGGAGTATAATTGCTGTAGTCCCTTCTGTAAAATTCAGCTTGTTCTTCCTCTAGTTTTTGTTGATAtagtttctttcttttatcttctttttgctttttaattttaaacTCTCTTCTACGTGAATTTAATTCAGATGCAAATTGACTATAGATTTCTTTCGTAACAAACGGCACATTTCTCCAATCAATGTCAACAAATGCAATTTCGGTTCCTATGGGAAGGTatgatatatatttgtGTCTGCGGATCAGCTGTTCTGTTACAATAGATCCATAATGGACATTCTCGACGATAGCTTCTAAAATGTCAGGAAATTTACTGTAATTATGAAAGACGGTTAGTAAAATCTTAATATCTAAAGGagataagaaaaatttagtTGGTGAATGGAAAGTTGtctgaagaaaaaaatgtgCAGTGGAGTCGTCATATATTGATTTGACATCTGTATCCAGATCTAAACGATCCAAAGCTTCAGTGATCGTGTTAGTTAGGTTGTCTGCTTCCTCCGAAAGGACTGAGGCTATTTTTGTATTCACATCTTCAATTGCCAGTTTCGAATACTTTTCATCTTGATTGTATAGCGctttatcaatatcaagTTGAACTTTGATGGCATCGATATCCTGTTGGAGTAACTCTAAGCTATATTGTGTATCACACTTAACGATTCGTCCAAATGATGcaacttctttcaaatgtACTGGAGGAAAGTTGCCAATTTTCCTGGGATCTCTTTTTAGTGTTACTGGTAACGGCAGCATTGATTCGAGTGGTTTACACATCAAATAGAATGTTGAAACAATTCCTGGACTAGGAGACTGCTTAAAGACTGGAATGGTATTCTCCTCTTCATAAACAACGGGCTTCACTCTTTGTGGTCTTATAATGCTGCCACACAGCGGGCAATCCttatatttcttcttctttgtgTATCCTGTTTCTTTGTTCGTAATAGTTTCATCtatagaaaagaaattgatcaaaCAACTGCAACAAAATATGTGACCACAGGTCACCATCCTTGGAGCCACGGGCTCCTCACACAAACAAATTGGACAATTTTGACCTTTTGGTACGATTACTCCCACCACTTTTTCATCTGGGATCGGAATATTGGGGTCACAAGACTGTTCTTCGTAATCATACCTACCATTTACAAGCATCCGGTAGTTGACATTGATAAATGAATCGCCTACTAAATTAATATGCTCCCTACCACGTTCATTTCTCCTTAAATTTCTTCTAGCCTTTACGTCAAGGTCTTTtgatctttcaatttcaggTAGTTGGAAATCTAGTAGATGGTTGATTGAAACTTGTGTTCTACGTCCTcttaatttgaaatcacCACTCGTTAATTCCTCTTGTATGGAAAGATCTAAATCATAGCCATGTTCATTTTTTAAGTTTTCTGCCCTGGCATAGTTTTGTTGTCTTCTGTGTTGACCCATTCTGCGTCTGCGACCATGATTGTTGGTGGACTTCTGACCTCCACGAGCTCTATTCGAAgaactcttttcttttttagaATTCCTCTTCTCTATGGAGCTATTATGCATTGGTCCATCTTTCTTatcttcaacttcattttttttaggAAAATTGGCGTCTGGTCTACTGTTTGTAGAGGACATTTATATCTAATGTAGTGCTATACCTATAATCTAGAATAAGATCCAATGCAACATAAAAGGTTCCAAAAACTTATCGTTTTCCTTGGTTATTAAGTGATAGTTGGACGAGAGAGGTGACACAATAGCCCTTAATAGTTCGACAGTGTGCTAATTAAGTTTGTCTTGGGTGCTTTTCAgtattttatcttcaagCATGATGAGAATACTTCCATCATGGATTGATTACCTTACTCTTCgcttttctttaatattattaccCGGTACGTCCCAGAAAAAAGTAAATCaacttttaaaaataaacgACAGCATCACATTAATATGTACTTTTTATAAAGTCAGTCTAAGAAAATCCTTATATGAATTTATATGTGTCATAATTTCGAtgtcatattttttattttccatCTGGTAAGCATTCATCCATTTTAGAGAGTTTTCTCAACATTATTTGGATGGAAAAAGGCATTGACATGAGCATGTGAGCGAAATAAGCATAGAATGGCTCGTTGATAGAACCTCTTTCACCTCTTTCACTACActgtaatattttttctgCTAGATTGTCAACGTCTAAAACAGGCGCAAAAAACTGACGAGGGGGCTCAAAGCCACTAAACATGCCTGTGTTCAATTGTCCTGGAGTCACTAACAGTAATCTAATATCAGAACGATTTTTCGTCATAAGCTCGAATCCATATGATTGATGAAATGCTATCAAAGCAGCTTTACTTACAGCGTAGCTTGTAACTTTAGCCGGCGTGACAATCCCCAGTGTGCTTGCTATATTCACTATGTAGCACTGACTGTGTAAGTTTGTCTCCGAGGCCTTAGGAACTAGAGCttgaatcaatttgataGGTGCCATCGTATTTACGGCacatatattttcaaagtcGAGTATGTCCACTTCATCAAAGTTCTTGAAGGACGATCTCACTCCCGCATTGTTAATGATCATTCTAATTTGGCCAGAGTATAATTGTTTAATGGATTTGATGGCATCGTTCAACTCAGTATCATTTCCTAAATTGCACTTCAGTTGAACCAACCGCTTATTTTCCATCTTCAGTTCTTGTAGATCAATATTTACAATGGTGATGTTGGGGTACTTGGAAAACAGCCTGTAGACTATCGCCTTACCTAATCCATTGCTTCCACCAGTAATAACTACAACGGCATTGTTATAGTCGCTTAGTTTCTTCCAATCTCGAGCCCCATAACATTTATACCATGAATTAATACTCAAAAAAACATTCAAGCAAACAGAATagaaaattgatattattttaaCAGTTTGGGGAATTCTTTATTTTAGATCGGTTAGTTTGGTTGGAAGAAGGCTATGAAGAAAAACGACATTGAACATACTCTCTGAAGGGAACAAACAATATGCTTGGATATTGTAATAATGGTAGCAGTATATACTTAATTAATATATCGATACTCATCTCATTTAGAATGGAAACGCTTCACAATTGGGCGAGGCTTTGGTCAAAGGTTGAATAAccatttttcagtttcgaaaattttcttattttatattttgttgCATGACATTGCCATATTGGTAAAAGACTGCAACGCACCTGCTAAAAAAAGGTTATTTGTGGTATAAGCACAAGTTCAGAAATGCTTTTATGAATTATATACGTAAATAAAATGTCCATTTATATCTCACCGGTTCTGCATTCAAGTAATATCTGTCTATCTGCAATGTTTGGATGGCTCAATGTTATAATAGCCGCATCTTTCTCCTCAAAACTTAGTAACTGCACTTTTTTCcctttgataatttgaGTTGGGATCAATTTGGACATAGAAGCGTCCGGATTTTTTAGACTGTATATTTGTATTAGACTGTCTCCAGtcaatattaaatttcCCATGTATAAAGTAGCGCCCGAACAATGAAAATCTAGAACTAAGACATCCTCAGTCCAATTGGGCATTTGGccaaattgatcaatttttattaCAGCTTCATCATATACAATGAGAAAGAATTGGGTGTGTGGCATCTGAAAGCATGCAATTGGCTTAGTTTTGTTCAAGataatatctttctttacATATTCAGCCATTTTTTGCCTGGAAGAGTCTTTTTTAGAAGACGATTCTATTGTGGTCTTGAATGGGTTTGTACTCAAATGGGTCGAAGATAACTGTTCAAAAGTTTTTCTATCATTCAGAAAACTCGGTAACACAATCCCATCATCGTTAAACGTACAATTGTATAATATAGCGCCTCTGCTACTACAAACAATAAAACACTTCTTGAGTATCACAATATTCACAACTCCTGTAATTCTTAAACCACTTGTTGATGTTGGTAGTTTGTATTCTTTGTactctttgaaatatttgagtGCTCTAGTTATCTGATCAAGTTCTGGTGTTAGAATATGCACCTTCCCCTTCCGCTCGTAGAACAAATGTCTTGAATTGTCAAAATCTTCAGCAAATTTAAAGTACTCAACTTTATCCCTTATGACAATTCCAACAAGTAAATCATCGATCAAGTTATTAGTGGGATCATAATATGCACCAATAATATTCTGAAGAttgaaatatatcaaattcttATTATCCAAGACAAAAAGAATACCAAGCTTTTGATTAACCTCCATTCTTCTGATAGAATTACATTTAACCACTCTGACAAATTTAGCATCTACATCAGTTTCTAATCTAAGCAGTAATCCATAATTTGTTGCCACCAACATGAATTTGCTGTCCtgaaaattaaaatataCAGCTCCTAAAAGGGTACTTCTCATGGGATGAACGACTTTATTATGATGATTTTTCCTTTCATAACTCCTCAAAGCTTTATCAAGCTCTGAGCCATCTGGGGCAACTGGTAAATTTGATGGTGCAGCTTTATCAGGATATGCAAACTGTGTAGATAGAATATTGAAACTTAGACCGTTTTGGAAGGACCTTTTGCCATTGTTGCGCAGACTTGTCATTATATTATCTACCCAACGATCTTTCTCATTTGCATTGGATGCAAGGAACGTAAAAGATTCATTAGTGGCTGTATTCCTTATTTTGAAGGATAGTTCACCTTCGTTAGGGTTGGAATTTGATATTCCTGTTGAATATTGTTTTTGATCATTTTGCCAAGCTTTAGCAGCAGATGCTACGCCCAGAAGATGTGAAGGAACAGATGTGATAGGAGAAGACACAATGTGCCCCAAAGGCCCTTCTTTAGAGAAGGGATTCATAGTTATGTCTGTACTATCTTTGatagtattttttttttccaaatttaaGTAGTCAATAGGTATTGGTCTTTCCATTAGTTTATAGCTCACattgtcattttttgttATGGGCTCCATTATTAAGAAATAGTTATCCAAAAGCGCAATAAAGACGGGTGTAGGATCCAAAATCAGTTcccttttcttcattacAAGACCTGCCTGTATGAGCCTCCTATCAATATCAGACAATCCAAGATCTAATCTATTTTGCTTTTCGTTCTTCTCTCCCATCTCTTTATTAGATACATTGTTGTACGCCACTGTGTTATCACTATCTGTTTTATCAAACACTATCTGTCTCGAGAGACGGATCAAATTTCTATGATCAATTGCTTCACCGTGTATCTTGTCTACGCTGGCGCTTAGTTTTTCTACATTTGCAATGGCGGTTTTGAGTAACTCTGAATCTTCTATTGAAGGATCAgtgtttttcaatatagATGCCAACGTAATGGGCATATTCTGTAAAGATTTAAAGAAGCctccaaaaaaaataacatcATGGTACATTTTAGAACGAGTAATCTCCGGTGAATTATCTATCTCATTCAgccattttgaaaaactcGTTTTATGCTTCTTTTCCCACGTAATAATTTCATGTACCGTAGCCATAGATTTAGCATACTCTAAGTAAATATTCTGTGCTGCATTACaccatttcaaataaatttttcctATACCGTCAATGaattttccttttgtttttattttccaaaatattgGATCTAGCAAATACTCTTTATGCAACTGAATCAAAggttcaaatattttgaaggCTAAGTTCGAGAATTCAGGATCCTCAGGTAACAAGGCGGCATCGAACTTCTTACCATATATTTCTACAGCTGCATTTGCCATGTTTAGGGATCTTTCCTCCAGAAtaattaaatcaaaaataaaactttGTCTTTGAATTTCTCTAGGATTTATCTCAGAAAGATCCTCTTCGGTAAGATGCCAATAGTCTGTCCAAAGTCCAACCGAAGTATTGATAACCTCCGAGATTTTGATCTGCCCTCTGTTTCTTCTGGACAGCCTATTGGTGCATCCATAGGAGTAACAAGATAGAGACTCATTTTCGTCATATGCTGCATCTAGGAATGAATAGCATGGAAGCAGTTCTGTAAAAATGCCTTGAACCTCCAAGCCTGCAATGATAATTGTTATCTCATTGTCACTTCCGAGGATATCTTGCGCGTCATTGTGTTCCGCCGTTGTATCCTGACAGTCtgatctttcaaatcttaTCGCATGTTGGATAACTAGAGAGGCGATAATTTTGTCAACATTAGAATCAATTGTGTCttgatcaaaattttgaggtAATTGGAACTCTAATAATCTCTGGATAACCTGGTAAAACtcaatttttccaaatataaattcattgaacCACTCAAAGTAAATTTTAAGTATCCATTCATATATGTCAGATAGTTTGCTTATATTGTAACATTGATATAACTTATTCTCATCcaataattcaataataaagcGATGAGTCGGTTCAGTTATACTGGGTATTAATTCAAGAGGCTTTGCCCCATAAAGGGAGTTAAAACTACTATGTCTAGCAGTAGAGTTATTGAATGTATAATTTGAGTCAGAATAGTAgctttcaatatcatcgGAGACCTTACCCATCCAGCTTGTATTTCTTGAGTTTGTTAATGGAGGTGGAGGTCTACTGTAGAAGTCGAGTTCATCAAGTGGTGTTGAAATTTCCTTCATAGAGTCGGCATCTGAAAATGGAATTGCTATCAATCCTGTACGCTGATATCCACTGTCAAGACGCTCTTGTTCTTGTATAACAATATCAGATGCATCATCTCCAACAAAAGGAGATTTGTAGACTCTAGCTAAAGACCTTTTATGGCTTTCTATAGATGTAATAGGAGTAGACATATGTCGGACTGAGTCCTCACCAACAAATGGGGAATGCTGTGGAGAACCTCTATTGCGGTAAACGCTTGGAGATGAATCACCTGGTGATGACGGTGGAGGTGGTCTTCTCAACTTGTGCACTGTTTTGGAAGATCTGTGGATTGATGGAGACTGAGCTGACCTAGGATGATTGGAAACAGGACTCTCTGAAAAGTTATGAGATGTAATTATGGTGCCCGCATATTGATCGCTCTCTTCCTGTTCTTTCTGTCCTCCTGTATTCTGAATTAACTCATCCACAAAAGATCTTCGAGTATTCAATGGGGGTAGTTTTGGTAATTCCATCCCATCATGAGTATTACTAGACCTATCTATATCGCCATCGAGGTGTTTGTTGTCACTAACGAAACTCGTAAACATTTAACCTTGTGCGCCTATTTAACGtgacaaagaaaatagcAATTGATAGTATTCAGTGTTTGTAAATTGCAGTAGCGACTGAAACAGGCAGTGCAGTTGGTCTTCAATGATATAAACTTGACTTCCAGTGGAATACTCGAGCatcatcaataatttaagaaatcaaaacaTGAAAAAGCATCTCTCCGAACAAACAATAATGCCATACAGCTCGAGGCAAATCACCATACTAAAAGAAGTCGGGATTGCGCTAACATATAATATTGCAGTTTGTCACGATATTATAGCTCAGTTgcaatgaatttgaaatatttttgtttcacGGTGGGTGCTGAATGGTGTCATCAAATACACTATACATTGCATAGTCATCGCTAAACATGTTTCATTGCAAATTGTATCTTTGACGATTAACTACTGAAGGTTATTTCTATAGTAAGggaatatttgaattcatcatACAAAAGTGTAGCAATTGTAGGGTGTAGTTAGATAGCGCAAGTGAAATACGTTGCTACAGTATCATATTTTCCGCATCAGGTAAAAAACGACGTTGAGTACTCTTTCCTCTAATTAGCTTTTAAGGTATTTACCGGTATAGTTCATCAATGACCCTCCATCTGCTAATTGTCAAGATTTTATGGTTATCATTTGATTAGCAGAGGTTCGATATATTAATCTGCTATGCGGCACCATTGATTGCTAACCAGTCAGTAAATGTACGAATACCTCTATACGAAACATTTCTTATATTGAGTTACATATATACCAACAATGGGGCTTGGCTATTCATGAACTATTATTGATTGGTGGATAAAGGCGAGCGATTTCGCTTCTTTCGAACTTTTGGCTTCTAATATAGCCCAGGTTTCCACTTATAGAAACTATGCTAGAAACCGAAGTGTACTATTTAGCAGGTTATGCACAAAGATCTGTACTTTCTTGAGGAATAAGTGAAGAAAGGACTGCTTTTAAGAGTCACCTAAAACTGATGGAAGTACAGCATCATCCCTCTCATCACAACACGTATGTATTTGCCTTGGAAACCATTCGTAAGTCGGCCCCGTCTTGCCCAATCTTCGCTGTATTGATATCTCATGTGTAATCCTAAACTTTAGACTATGCAAAAGAGTGACAGGCCTATTTTTAGTCATTTAGTGGCCTAATATGGGCCATTGACATTTAGCTTAACAACACTAACGTTACTGGCCACAGTTGTTTGCTGTAGTCCTTGAAGAGGCACACACgaacaaagaaaatccACAGAAATCTAAAAAAGTTGTTCAACCTATTCCTACGGCTTCTAGTCATAAAAGCAACTATTCTTGAATAAGAAAACTGGTTTCTGAACCACTTTTAAGCTGATAAACTATActtcaaaaatcaaaaatagaCACCAGAAACGTCTAAAAATCTCAACTTTCTCTCATCTTTATACTAAGGCAAATAACTAAAAGCAATATACGACGCATGGGTAAGTATATGGTCTAGTTGAACGCGAAATATTCCTATTTGAACAAAGAATTTACAACATGTTGTCTGCCATCTTCCTAGCATCTCTAAAATATTAGTTTAACTATTTTAAATGTTCAGTcccaatttttgaacaataTGCTTCGAAGATGAGTAGTCATTTGCTGCTTTGATAATTATATGATAATTATATGATAAGTATGGGTCAATAACACAAAAGAGATCGAATTTAGAGACTCCATGGCCAAGCTGGTTAAGGCGTGCGACTGTTAATCGCAAGATCGTGAGTTCAATCCTCACTGGGGTCGATCTACTTTTTTATTAcccaaatattttcaattttttttagtaatATCTTTAAAGGATGTCAAAAGTGAGATTATGATTCGATGATGGAATAACGtgaattaaataaaatagcTGCCAGATAAAGAAAGGAGCAACTTGAGTGCGACCTTAAAACTGTCTAGATTGTTTCAAAGTTCGCAAAGTTCAAGAAGATGTACTCTCGTCAATTGATTCCCAGAAATATATCGATGCTGCTGAGGTCGAGGACGACACTACCTCGTCTAGCTCAAGCTAGCCCAGTATTAAAACGTTACAATTCCTCATCTTCGTCGAGTGGTCCTCGTTATAACAAGCCGTTAGCATGGACACTTGGTGCTGCTGCTATGTTGACCGGTATATACCTTGTTGCAccatttgatttattaccCAAGAGGCCCAAGGTTACCGAGCAGATTGCTATTGAACCAAAAGGTGAGAACCCTCAAGCTCAAACAAAAGACATTGATACTGAAGTAACAGAGGAAAACAAAAACCTAGGTGACAACATCGAAGCAACAAGTCTACCATCAGAAGTTCCCATTGAGAAGAAAGAAGCCAGTACAGATAAAAAGGAAACAACAATTGAAGCTGGCAAATTACAGGTACTTGAAAACATGGAATTGGGTGAAACCGAAGAAGAAGTCAGAAAGGAAGGGGCATACAATCCAGAAACAGGCGAAATCAATTGGGATTGTCCTTGTTTAGGCGGTATGGCTTATGGTCCTTGCGGGgaagaatttaaagaagCCTTCTCATGTTTTATCTATTCTGAAGCTGACCCTAAAGGTATTGACTgtgttgaaaaattccaaCACATGCAAGATTGTTTTAGAAAGTATCCAGAACATTATGCTGAGCAATTGAaggaggaggaggaagCTACTGCAGTTCTGGAAGCAGAATCGAAAGGTGCAAATGAAGATTTCCTAGATGTAAAGGAATAGAAGGAGAAACAAACAAacattaaatatatatgtatttaATCATATATAATCCActtgattcaattttttttagtcTCTAACATTGCGTCACGAAAGTTCAAGTTGCCAAAGGTAAATTGGCTCATACTCATCACCTGTGTTGACCCATACAACATCATTTTTTATGGCTATTgacttctttttcttgttaaTTTCATTCGTCACCTCAAAAACTGGTACTAGTGAATTATGAATATCTGATAACTGAATGTATGCATTTGGaagtttcttcaaaagataaCCCCTATCTTCGCAATAATCCTCGACAACTTCTCTGAACGTTACAGCAACCTTTTTAGTCGGTATATTGTGCATGTTATACTCATGTGTCTCATTTCGATCTAGTGGTTTTTCTGCAtcttttaatatatttttgacatcaaaattttcatcacaaatacaattttcatttaGATATTTTAACTTATCATTATTTCCGTTATAGCCAACTAGAAACTTCAAAGTTTTGACTATTTCAACAAGTTCTTGGCCAATGGGTTGAGTATTTCTGAATATCTTATTGACAAGCCAGTTGAACCAATAAGTTGTCGTACCGTTATCATAATATAATAACCATTGATATATGATCTTATTAATCTCATTAAAAACACCTTTTATTAGATGATTGTAGTCCTCTAGTACAAACAAAGGGCGTGACGTAATCAACCTTCTAACAAAGTCTATTGATTCTGAAGGTTCATCGCTATCtataagagaagaaaaggatCGTAGCTCattattaaaatcaaaatggTAACTCCATTTTGAGCCTAAAAATTCAggcaaaattatttttctcacaattttattgaaatcgtCTACTCCAATAAACTCTTTGACAAAAACGAGATTCCTTTCACTCTTTATCTTGCTATCTTTTAACCATTGATGACAAAATAGAACAAGTTTATTTTCTAAGATCCCCTTTAATTTGCATCTTATATTGCTCTCGTGGATATCTATGACTAATACCATGTCTAACAGGTATATACTGGGATTAATAGAGGCATCATTATCTGAGTCGATGTCCCAAAGTTGTAAAGCCTCCACTAGTTTTGgttcaataaaattttcaatgataaatGCATAAGATTTTATGAATTTTAGTACTTCCTCGTAATTAATCAATATGGATATGATATTGTCGATATTATCAAGAGAAGttaaattaaaatttttccaatatgGGAGCAACATATCATAGCAAGCTTTGAATATGGCTGTTTGAGTTCTGTTTAAactatcatcttcttcagctAAGTTATACTttagaaaatcaattatcGGTGAAACATTCAGTAAAAATATGttctttttattgttaCACACTCCATCTAGGGCGTCCCACGCATTCACTGGCCCTAACTTTTCCTGTAGTAATTTTGACATCATTTTATCGATGAGTTCACTATCTGAAAGTGCCATTATTGAATTAGCACAACCTTCCAGAGAAGAATGATCTTGCATGAAACTTGTTTTGACATTTCTTAATAAGGTTTCTTCATGTCGTAGGTCTTTGAATTCAGTCTCAATGATTGATAATTGAGCATCAATGGATGCAAGTTTTTCTTCTACGCCTCGGAGCTCCTGCAAAAAGTTACTAGTATCTTGTTTTGACAGTGAGTTTTTTGATTCAGATAAAAGAGATGCATCCTCggtagtaataatattcaaacCTTTCAGTTTTTCAACTAAAACATAATTCATTCCATCATCATCCTGGATATCATCAGCTATTGATTGTGTGCcttttttatcaaatgtGACAAATGCTTTATTAGTAGGATCATTGTCAGAACTTTCTTCACTAGAACTGTAATAATCACCTTGACTAACTGAAACCATACCCAAACCAGCTTTCCTATTACCAACATTGGCATTAGTAGTGGCATCGATGGGATTTACGATACCTGAATTGCTCTTTCCCAGACCTTGACCACTTACAAACCCCATTTTCGCCAAAAGCTTGGCACCAATACCATAAGTCTTTGAAAACTCATCGGCTTTATCAGACTCTTTCTTGAGCTTCTTAGTTAACAGTGGTGCCTCGTCATTAGCATAATCATCGTTGACTCTCTTTTCCCTATCCATAGAATCTTGATTGTCTCTTCATATAAAGTAATAGTAGAGTTCAATGACCTCttctaaaaaaaataaaagaattgataTTGCGCTTAAGCCAGAAGACTGATATAAACATTACAGACTCGAAAGAAATCAAGCTGGTAACGACTGCCAGCTTGATTATAAAGCAAATCAAGCACGtatattgaattattcaaacATTACATTAGGTAGAATGGGCTATTTAGTGGAGGGCGGGGCAGTATACTAATATATAAGAGACAAACATAATAATGATAGAAAGATTTCAAGTGGATTCTGGGTTGGACATAACATATTTGGCGGTTTCTCCCACCGTCTTCAAATTATCTGCTACGTCATCTGGAAtctcaatttcaaattcttcttcgataTTAACGAGTAATTCCACAGTGTCTAAAGAATCCAGGCCCAAATCATCATAGTATGAAGTCGCTTCGGTGACAGATTTGTTTGTAAGTTGCTTGTTGTCAACATTAAAGGATTTAATCACGTCCGCTATTCTAGTCACtacttcttttttattaagTTTGTTGGAAGTAGCGTAAAATCTTTGCGATAGAGAACTCCAATTGTAATTACCAATTGCGGTGGACCTAGCCAATTTTTGAGAGCTCATTACAGCTATACCTAATGGCCTCAACTTGGTGCACGCTGAAATTGACTTAAACATCTTGTAGgcttttcttcttctcttgttTTCATTAAGAGTAGCTACTGCAGATGacaaattattttgatattcgGGGTTCAAATatcgaagaaaaatctataatcaaatagaaaaaatcataaaaaatggtatcaaaattatataaagtCCAAATATATTCACATATTATAAATGAAGATTGTGACTATGCGAAATTTCGTTGACAGTCTGTTGTAGTGACGTGCTTCCGAGTGTTTGTGTAGTTTGGTTGGATATTGATGAAACGGATGGTGCTAAGTGCGAACTGCCGGTAGTTAGCGAACTGTGGGAGCTCGATCTTGTAATATATTTCGTTAAAATCTCTCCCATATTCATATCCACA is part of the Kazachstania africana CBS 2517 chromosome 1, complete genome genome and encodes:
- the TDA5 gene encoding Tda5p (similar to Saccharomyces cerevisiae YLR426W; ancestral locus Anc_4.306), translating into MSIDILIKYILLPLLQYPSILFVPFREIPQTVKIISIFYSVCLNVFLSINSWYKCYGARDWKKLSDYNNAVVVITGGSNGLGKAIVYRLFSKYPNITIVNIDLQELKMENKRLVQLKCNLGNDTELNDAIKSIKQLYSGQIRMIINNAGVRSSFKNFDEVDILDFENICAVNTMAPIKLIQALVPKASETNLHSQCYIVNIASTLGIVTPAKVTSYAVSKAALIAFHQSYGFELMTKNRSDIRLLLVTPGQLNTGMFSGFEPPRQFFAPVLDVDNLAEKILQCSERGERGSINEPFYAYFAHMLMSMPFSIQIMLRKLSKMDECLPDGK
- the MAG2 gene encoding RING-type E3 ubiquitin transferase MAG2 (similar to Saccharomyces cerevisiae MAG2 (YLR427W); ancestral locus Anc_4.308) — protein: MSSTNSRPDANFPKKNEVEDKKDGPMHNSSIEKRNSKKEKSSSNRARGGQKSTNNHGRRRRMGQHRRQQNYARAENLKNEHGYDLDLSIQEELTSGDFKLRGRRTQVSINHLLDFQLPEIERSKDLDVKARRNLRRNERGREHINLVGDSFINVNYRMLVNGRYDYEEQSCDPNIPIPDEKVVGVIVPKGQNCPICLCEEPVAPRMVTCGHIFCCSCLINFFSIDETITNKETGYTKKKKYKDCPLCGSIIRPQRVKPVVYEEENTIPVFKQSPSPGIVSTFYLMCKPLESMLPLPVTLKRDPRKIGNFPPVHLKEVASFGRIVKCDTQYSLELLQQDIDAIKVQLDIDKALYNQDEKYSKLAIEDVNTKIASVLSEEADNLTNTITEALDRLDLDTDVKSIYDDSTAHFFLQTTFHSPTKFFLSPLDIKILLTVFHNYSKFPDILEAIVENVHYGSIVTEQLIRRHKYISYLPIGTEIAFVDIDWRNVPFVTKEIYSQFASELNSRRREFKIKKQKEDKRKKLYQQKLEEEQAEFYRRDYSNYTPTSDMIHLNTVGDSNLALTSLPPSKTPLGTASENEDSSKKKSYEERTIWGTSISVIPDEKTSRENQDFEDMLLQRMQQETDNSQSSGKSKGRKKKKGKVLLFST